A section of the Streptomyces sp. SCL15-4 genome encodes:
- a CDS encoding GMC family oxidoreductase: MSQEQSVQTRDEDGYDYDVIVVGSGFGGSVSALRLTEKGYKVGVLEAGRRFTRATLPKNSWDLKNYLWAPRLGMYGIQRIHLLGNVMVLAGAGVGGGSLNYANTLYAPPKAFFDDPQWRHITDWQEELKPYYDQARRMLGVRLNPTMTPSDVHLKAAARRMGVGDTFHMAPVGVFFGDGKDADGRTTAGPGGRVADPYFGGAGPDRRACTECGECMTGCRHGAKNTLNENYLHLAEKAGAVVHPMTTVVSVTDDSRGGYAVATLPTDRRRKAEGRILTARRVVLAAGTYGTQTLLHRMKAGRQLPYLSPRLGDLTRTNSEALVGAQTDDRRYRRATGAPRADFTQGVAITSSIHPDENTHIEPVRYGKGSNAMGGLSILQVPYTEGSSRVLAWLANAARHPVQVARSLSNRRWSERTIIGLVMQSLDNSLTTYLKPAGPGRGLLTARQGHGAPNPKQIRAATEAASALAAEINGFAGSNVGELMGTPLTAHFLGGCPIGDSPQTGVIDPYHRLYGHPGISVVDGSAVSANLGVNPSLTITAQAERAMSFWPNKGEEDARPAQGAAYERLAPVEPKAPVVPADAFGALRLPFLGMPAVPPKK; the protein is encoded by the coding sequence GTGTCGCAGGAGCAGTCTGTCCAGACCCGGGACGAGGACGGGTACGACTACGACGTGATCGTCGTCGGCTCGGGGTTCGGCGGCTCGGTGTCGGCCCTCCGGCTCACCGAGAAGGGCTACAAGGTCGGCGTACTGGAAGCGGGCCGCCGCTTCACCCGCGCCACCCTCCCGAAGAACTCCTGGGACCTGAAGAACTACCTCTGGGCGCCCAGGCTCGGCATGTACGGCATCCAGCGCATCCACCTGCTGGGCAACGTCATGGTGCTGGCCGGCGCGGGCGTCGGCGGCGGCTCGCTCAACTACGCCAACACCCTCTACGCACCGCCGAAGGCCTTCTTCGACGACCCCCAGTGGCGGCACATCACCGACTGGCAGGAGGAGTTGAAGCCGTACTACGACCAGGCCCGGCGCATGCTCGGAGTGCGGCTCAACCCCACCATGACCCCGTCCGACGTCCATCTGAAGGCGGCGGCCCGGCGGATGGGCGTCGGCGACACCTTCCACATGGCACCGGTCGGCGTGTTCTTCGGGGACGGCAAGGACGCGGACGGCCGGACGACGGCCGGGCCCGGCGGCCGGGTCGCCGACCCCTACTTCGGCGGGGCCGGGCCCGACCGGCGGGCCTGCACCGAGTGCGGCGAGTGCATGACCGGCTGCCGGCACGGCGCGAAGAACACCCTCAACGAGAACTACCTCCACCTCGCCGAGAAAGCGGGCGCGGTCGTCCACCCGATGACCACGGTGGTCTCCGTCACCGACGACTCGCGCGGCGGCTACGCGGTGGCGACCCTGCCGACGGACCGGAGGCGGAAGGCCGAGGGCCGGATCCTCACCGCCCGCCGGGTCGTCCTCGCGGCCGGCACCTACGGCACCCAGACCCTGCTGCACCGCATGAAGGCGGGCCGCCAGCTGCCGTATCTGTCCCCACGGCTCGGCGACCTGACCCGCACCAACTCCGAGGCGCTGGTCGGCGCGCAGACCGACGACCGCCGCTACCGCCGGGCGACCGGCGCGCCGCGGGCCGACTTCACCCAGGGCGTCGCCATCACCTCCTCGATCCACCCGGACGAGAACACCCACATCGAGCCGGTCCGCTACGGCAAGGGCTCCAACGCGATGGGCGGCCTGTCCATCCTCCAGGTGCCCTACACCGAGGGCTCCTCGCGCGTGCTGGCCTGGCTGGCGAACGCCGCCCGGCACCCGGTCCAGGTCGCCCGCTCGCTGTCCAACCGGCGCTGGTCGGAACGCACCATCATCGGCCTGGTCATGCAGTCCCTGGACAACTCGCTGACCACCTATCTGAAGCCGGCCGGGCCCGGCCGGGGCCTGCTCACCGCCCGGCAGGGCCACGGCGCGCCCAACCCCAAGCAGATCAGGGCCGCCACCGAGGCGGCCTCCGCGCTCGCCGCCGAGATCAACGGCTTCGCCGGCAGCAACGTCGGCGAGCTGATGGGCACCCCGCTCACCGCGCACTTCCTCGGCGGCTGCCCCATCGGCGACTCCCCGCAGACGGGTGTGATCGACCCCTACCACCGGCTCTACGGCCACCCCGGCATCTCGGTCGTGGACGGCTCCGCGGTCTCGGCGAACCTGGGCGTGAACCCCTCGCTGACGATCACCGCACAGGCAGAGCGGGCGATGTCGTTCTGGCCGAACAAGGGCGAGGAGGACGCGCGGCCGGCGCAGGGAGCGGCGTACGAGCGGCTGGCGCCGGTGGAGCCCAAGGCGCCGGTGGTGCCGGCGGACGCGTTCGGCGCGCTGCGGCTGCCGTTCCTGGGGATGCCGGCGGTGCCGCCGAAGAAGTGA
- a CDS encoding succinic semialdehyde dehydrogenase, protein MTDTQAPDIAGTNPLAPAPEGARTAADVVTPQLVARLTKGVAGSGRTANHTPFTGEKLADLPESTPDDVRDAFAAARAAQTVWAATPVRQRAAVLLRFHDLVLERQAEVLDLIQLETGKARLHAHEEVQAVAVAARHYGRRAAAYLRPKRHAGAVPALTKVTELRHPRGVVGQIAPWNYPLELSVGDALPAFVAGNAVVMKPDTETCLTALWARDLLIEAGLPEGVFQVVLGEGPVVGPELVRHADYVSFTGSTRTGREVAVGAASRLVGVSLELGGKNAMLVLDDADIEKAAAGAVRACFSSAGQLCISIERLYVHESVADAFLERFAARTKAMRLGNSLAYGADMGSLVGERQLETVERHVEEAVAKGAKVVAGGVARPDIGPYFFEPTILEGVEPAMAVCEEETFGPVVSVYRFTTDDEAVARANATPYGLNASVWTANARRGRDIAARLRTGTVNVNEGYAPAYGSVQSPMGGMKDSGLGRRHGSEGILKYTEAQTVARQRLLPMAPSLGMDDEAYARFMSTSLRLMKAFRFR, encoded by the coding sequence ATGACGGACACGCAGGCCCCGGACATCGCCGGTACCAACCCGCTCGCGCCCGCTCCCGAGGGCGCCCGTACCGCCGCCGACGTGGTCACCCCGCAGCTGGTGGCCCGGCTCACCAAGGGCGTCGCGGGCTCCGGCCGTACCGCGAACCACACCCCGTTCACCGGCGAGAAGCTGGCCGACCTGCCCGAGTCCACCCCGGACGACGTCCGCGACGCCTTCGCGGCGGCCCGCGCCGCCCAGACCGTGTGGGCGGCGACCCCGGTACGGCAGCGCGCCGCCGTGCTGCTGCGCTTCCACGACCTGGTGCTGGAGCGGCAGGCCGAAGTCCTGGACCTGATCCAGCTGGAGACCGGCAAGGCGCGGCTGCACGCGCACGAGGAGGTCCAGGCCGTCGCCGTCGCCGCCCGGCACTACGGCCGCCGCGCCGCCGCCTATCTGCGGCCCAAGCGGCACGCGGGTGCCGTCCCGGCCCTGACGAAGGTCACCGAACTGCGCCACCCGCGCGGGGTCGTGGGCCAGATCGCTCCCTGGAACTACCCGCTGGAGCTGTCCGTCGGCGACGCGCTGCCCGCCTTCGTCGCGGGCAACGCCGTGGTGATGAAGCCCGACACGGAGACCTGCCTCACCGCGCTGTGGGCGCGGGACCTGCTGATCGAGGCCGGGCTGCCGGAAGGCGTCTTCCAGGTCGTCCTCGGCGAGGGCCCGGTCGTCGGCCCCGAACTGGTCCGGCACGCCGACTACGTCTCCTTCACCGGCTCCACCCGCACCGGCCGCGAGGTCGCCGTCGGCGCCGCCTCCCGCCTGGTCGGCGTCTCCCTCGAACTCGGCGGCAAGAACGCCATGCTGGTGCTCGACGACGCCGACATCGAGAAGGCCGCCGCCGGTGCCGTCCGCGCCTGCTTCTCCTCCGCCGGCCAGCTGTGCATCTCCATCGAGCGGCTGTACGTCCACGAGTCCGTCGCCGACGCCTTCCTGGAGCGGTTCGCCGCCCGCACCAAGGCCATGCGGCTCGGCAACTCCCTCGCCTACGGCGCCGACATGGGCTCGCTGGTGGGCGAACGGCAGCTGGAGACCGTCGAGCGGCACGTCGAGGAGGCCGTCGCCAAGGGCGCGAAGGTGGTCGCGGGCGGGGTGGCCCGTCCGGACATCGGCCCGTACTTCTTCGAGCCCACCATCCTGGAGGGCGTCGAGCCCGCCATGGCCGTCTGCGAGGAGGAGACCTTCGGACCGGTCGTCTCCGTCTACCGGTTCACCACCGACGACGAGGCCGTGGCGCGCGCCAACGCCACGCCGTACGGCCTGAACGCGTCCGTGTGGACGGCGAACGCCCGCCGCGGCCGGGACATCGCGGCCCGCCTGCGCACCGGCACCGTCAACGTCAACGAGGGCTACGCCCCCGCCTACGGCAGCGTCCAGTCCCCGATGGGCGGCATGAAGGACTCCGGCCTCGGCCGCCGCCACGGCTCCGAGGGCATCCTCAAGTACACGGAGGCCCAGACGGTCGCCCGGCAGCGGCTGCTGCCGATGGCGCCCTCGCTGGGCATGGACGACGAGGCGTACGCCCGGTTCATGAGCACGAGCCTGCGCCTGATGAAGGCCTTCCGGTTCCGCTGA
- a CDS encoding serine/threonine-protein kinase: MTEDGAHPPDARLIGGRYRLAGRLGSGPAGTVWRALDEQRHLPVALKEPLLPGDPATDEESRRLAHRLHHEARAATRVRHPAAVTVYDVVTEAAVPWVVMELVEGESLREVLERGPLPAAEAARIGLAVLGALRAAHAVGIVHRDVKPANVRLESGTGRVVLTDFGIGAGQVPAGFVAPERAAGPGAGPASDLWSLGALLRTAVGDTDPGPLGPLLDRLHAEEPAARPDAARTEAALRDCAGLTAVPPPPREPHASAAAPAPAPDSHGSGATAEPVPAPDAPAAVPEPAPDSRTPDPAPRRRAALGPLALLLARKPGTD; the protein is encoded by the coding sequence ATGACCGAAGACGGCGCACACCCGCCCGACGCACGTCTGATCGGCGGCCGTTACCGGCTGGCCGGACGCCTCGGCTCCGGCCCGGCCGGCACCGTCTGGCGGGCCCTGGACGAACAGCGGCACCTGCCGGTCGCGCTCAAGGAGCCGCTGCTGCCCGGCGATCCGGCCACCGACGAGGAGAGCCGGCGCCTCGCCCACCGGCTCCACCACGAGGCCCGCGCCGCCACCCGGGTGCGCCACCCCGCGGCCGTGACGGTGTACGACGTGGTCACCGAGGCCGCGGTCCCGTGGGTCGTCATGGAGTTGGTGGAGGGCGAGTCGCTGCGCGAGGTGCTGGAGCGCGGGCCGCTGCCGGCCGCCGAGGCCGCGCGGATCGGGCTCGCCGTGCTCGGCGCGCTGCGTGCCGCCCACGCCGTCGGCATCGTGCACCGGGACGTCAAACCGGCCAACGTCCGGCTGGAGTCCGGCACCGGACGCGTGGTCCTCACCGACTTCGGCATCGGCGCCGGGCAGGTGCCGGCCGGTTTCGTGGCCCCCGAGCGGGCGGCGGGGCCCGGTGCCGGTCCGGCCTCCGACCTGTGGTCCCTGGGCGCGCTGCTGCGCACCGCCGTCGGGGACACGGACCCCGGACCGCTGGGCCCGCTGCTGGACCGGCTGCACGCCGAGGAGCCGGCGGCCCGGCCGGACGCGGCGCGGACCGAGGCCGCGCTCCGCGACTGCGCGGGCCTCACCGCCGTACCACCGCCACCGCGCGAGCCCCACGCTTCGGCCGCCGCGCCGGCACCGGCGCCGGACTCCCACGGCTCGGGCGCCACGGCGGAACCGGTCCCGGCTCCCGACGCCCCGGCCGCCGTACCCGAACCGGCGCCGGACTCCCGCACTCCGGACCCCGCCCCCCGCCGTCGCGCCGCCCTGGGCCCGCTCGCCCTGCTGCTGGCGAGAAAACCCGGAACCGACTGA
- a CDS encoding serine/threonine-protein kinase, giving the protein MGTEGAGFRLIAGRYRLEERVGRGGMGVVWRARDQVLGRQVAVKEFLPDDSLPDDDARRRRDRTFREARAVCQLRHPHIIVVHDVVEHDGRPYLVMELVDGPSLAERIVRDGPVDAAEAARIGIALLSAVHTAHEAGVLHRDIKPANVLIESGTDRVVLTDFGIAQVEGATTLTETGAFVGSPEYTAPERMSGLRTGPESDLWSLGALLCTVLSGESPFRRDSLGGILHAVVSDEIRPPAQAGPLLPVVLGLLERDPDRRLGAADAERMLRTYLETGRTPAAPGGPGAPGTHGAGRLHRIAGGLAHRTPASSPTRPDLSHGGPPPLGPALPTAQPPPVRQAPRGVLVAALLVAALAGAGVSAATLLLHQSGDGGGGTPGGTATTPATRTGTGATDTTPPPTTPGPTATGPTTTGPPGTGAPTAPSGYRTARDPAGFSLAVPEDFVRSARGERVFYLSANQTFRLGIKVGGPQPGGPRGVLERSAAAGADNNPGYHDGRVTPITHRGHRAAFWEFTWNGFSAAEGPRHTYDLCWEEGGRLYDVWVSAPVGKVREAREYFDVAVDTFAAGG; this is encoded by the coding sequence ATGGGGACCGAGGGAGCCGGCTTCCGGCTGATCGCGGGCCGTTACCGCCTGGAGGAACGCGTCGGGCGCGGCGGCATGGGCGTCGTGTGGCGGGCGAGAGACCAGGTGCTGGGCCGTCAGGTGGCGGTCAAGGAGTTCCTCCCGGACGACTCGCTCCCGGACGACGACGCGCGCCGCCGCCGCGACCGTACCTTCCGCGAGGCCCGCGCGGTCTGCCAGTTACGGCATCCGCACATCATCGTCGTGCACGACGTGGTGGAACACGACGGCCGGCCGTACCTCGTGATGGAGCTGGTCGACGGCCCCTCGCTCGCCGAGCGGATCGTCCGGGACGGCCCGGTCGACGCCGCCGAGGCCGCGCGGATCGGCATCGCCCTGCTGAGCGCGGTGCACACCGCGCACGAGGCGGGTGTGCTGCACCGGGACATCAAGCCCGCGAACGTCCTGATCGAGTCCGGCACCGACCGGGTCGTCCTCACCGACTTCGGCATCGCCCAGGTCGAGGGCGCCACCACGCTGACCGAGACCGGCGCCTTCGTGGGCTCGCCCGAGTACACCGCGCCGGAGCGGATGTCGGGGCTGCGCACCGGGCCGGAGTCCGACTTGTGGTCGCTGGGCGCGCTGCTGTGCACGGTGCTCAGCGGTGAGTCGCCGTTCCGGCGCGACTCGCTCGGCGGCATCCTGCACGCCGTCGTCTCCGACGAGATCCGCCCGCCGGCCCAGGCCGGGCCGCTGCTGCCCGTCGTCCTCGGGCTGCTGGAGCGCGACCCCGACCGGCGGCTGGGCGCGGCGGACGCCGAGCGGATGCTGCGGACCTACCTGGAGACCGGCCGCACGCCGGCCGCGCCGGGCGGCCCGGGTGCGCCGGGAACGCATGGCGCCGGGCGCCTGCACCGGATCGCCGGCGGCCTTGCGCACCGGACCCCGGCCTCCTCGCCGACCCGGCCGGACCTTTCCCACGGCGGGCCGCCGCCGCTCGGCCCCGCCCTGCCGACGGCGCAGCCGCCACCGGTCCGGCAGGCCCCGCGCGGAGTGCTGGTGGCGGCGCTGCTCGTCGCCGCGCTGGCCGGTGCGGGAGTGTCGGCCGCGACGCTGCTGCTGCACCAGAGCGGCGACGGAGGCGGCGGCACCCCGGGCGGCACGGCCACCACCCCGGCGACCCGCACCGGCACCGGCGCCACGGACACGACACCGCCCCCGACGACGCCCGGCCCGACCGCCACCGGCCCGACCACCACCGGACCTCCCGGCACCGGCGCCCCCACCGCGCCCTCCGGTTACCGCACGGCCCGCGACCCGGCCGGCTTCTCCCTCGCCGTCCCCGAGGACTTCGTCCGCAGCGCGCGCGGCGAACGCGTCTTCTACCTCTCTGCGAACCAGACCTTCCGCCTGGGCATCAAGGTCGGCGGCCCGCAGCCCGGCGGCCCCCGGGGCGTACTGGAGCGCTCCGCCGCCGCCGGCGCCGACAACAACCCCGGCTACCACGACGGCCGGGTCACCCCGATCACGCACCGCGGACACCGGGCCGCGTTCTGGGAGTTCACCTGGAACGGCTTCAGCGCGGCGGAGGGCCCGCGGCACACCTACGACCTGTGCTGGGAGGAGGGCGGCCGGCTGTACGACGTGTGGGTGTCGGCGCCGGTCGGGAAGGTGCGCGAGGCCCGGGAGTACTTCGACGTGGCCGTCGACACCTTCGCGGCCGGCGGGTGA
- a CDS encoding serine/threonine-protein kinase, which produces MQGLLIAGRYRLADSIGSGGMGRVWRAHDEVLHRMVAVKELTASLYVADGDRAVLLARTRAEARAAARINHSAVVTVHDVLEHDGRPWIVMELVEGDSLADVVKQHGRVEPAEAARIGLWVLRALRAAHAAGVLHRDVKPGNVLLGTDRRVLLTDFGIAQIEGDSTITRTGEVVGSVDYLAPERVRGHDPGPASDLWALGATLYTAVEGRSPFRRTSPLSTMQAIVEEDTEEPRQAGPLGPVIAALLRKDPADRPSVEEAEQMLAEAAEGRRPRTAQEFLPTQAAHLGTPGPAGPGYGPTGHPAGGTLPGVPAGATGSATGPTAVGPGAAGAPAPARPRRRLRTLALVVAVAAMLGAGAAVAVQKWGAGTGETGVTGGGPATPSPSVSGVTPGTDGTIPASWRRYDDEWGFSVYLPEGWSRKVVGVPGDLRQVDYTPDGGEHFVRIAIDTSPDFKDAYSHQLDLDGQLAERLADYRRLRLEKNVYRDLGGSVWEYTWKALAKDSGFPGLRRATEETYIARDGTEYVIYISSPAADWDRTSKQFKALLQGWQEPR; this is translated from the coding sequence ATGCAGGGTCTGCTCATAGCAGGCCGCTACCGGCTCGCCGACTCCATCGGCAGCGGCGGCATGGGCCGGGTGTGGCGCGCTCACGACGAGGTGCTGCACCGGATGGTCGCCGTCAAGGAGTTGACCGCCTCGCTCTACGTCGCCGACGGCGACCGGGCCGTGCTGCTCGCCCGTACCCGCGCCGAGGCGCGGGCCGCCGCGCGCATCAACCACTCCGCGGTCGTCACCGTGCACGACGTCCTCGAACACGACGGCCGGCCCTGGATCGTGATGGAGCTGGTCGAGGGCGACTCGCTGGCCGACGTGGTCAAGCAGCACGGCCGCGTGGAGCCGGCGGAGGCCGCGCGGATCGGGCTGTGGGTGCTCCGGGCGCTGCGCGCGGCGCACGCCGCCGGTGTGCTGCACCGGGACGTCAAGCCCGGCAACGTCCTGCTCGGCACGGACCGCCGGGTGCTGCTGACCGACTTCGGCATCGCCCAGATAGAAGGCGACTCCACCATCACCCGCACCGGCGAGGTCGTGGGCTCCGTCGACTACCTGGCCCCCGAGCGCGTGCGCGGCCACGACCCGGGCCCGGCCTCCGACCTGTGGGCGCTCGGCGCCACGCTGTACACGGCGGTCGAGGGGCGCTCGCCGTTCCGCCGGACCTCGCCGCTGAGCACCATGCAGGCGATCGTCGAGGAGGACACGGAGGAGCCTCGCCAGGCCGGTCCGCTCGGACCGGTCATCGCCGCCCTGCTGCGCAAGGACCCGGCCGACCGGCCGAGCGTCGAGGAGGCGGAGCAGATGCTCGCCGAGGCGGCGGAGGGCCGCAGGCCGCGCACCGCACAGGAGTTCCTGCCGACCCAGGCCGCGCACCTCGGTACTCCCGGACCGGCCGGCCCGGGCTACGGCCCCACCGGTCACCCGGCCGGCGGCACCCTCCCCGGAGTCCCGGCGGGCGCGACCGGCTCCGCCACCGGTCCCACGGCCGTGGGGCCCGGGGCGGCCGGTGCTCCGGCTCCGGCCCGGCCCCGCCGCCGGCTGCGCACCCTCGCGCTCGTCGTGGCCGTCGCGGCCATGCTCGGCGCCGGCGCCGCGGTGGCCGTCCAGAAGTGGGGCGCCGGCACCGGGGAGACCGGTGTCACGGGCGGGGGCCCGGCCACGCCCTCCCCTTCCGTCAGCGGCGTCACGCCCGGCACCGACGGCACGATCCCGGCCTCCTGGCGCCGGTACGACGACGAGTGGGGCTTCAGCGTCTACCTGCCCGAGGGCTGGTCGCGGAAGGTCGTCGGGGTGCCCGGCGACCTCCGGCAGGTCGACTACACGCCCGACGGCGGCGAGCACTTCGTCCGCATCGCCATCGACACCTCGCCCGACTTCAAGGACGCCTACTCCCACCAGCTCGACCTGGACGGCCAGCTCGCCGAGCGGCTGGCCGACTACCGGCGGCTCCGGCTGGAGAAGAACGTCTACCGCGACCTCGGCGGCTCGGTCTGGGAGTACACCTGGAAGGCGCTCGCGAAGGACTCCGGTTTCCCGGGGCTGCGGCGCGCCACGGAGGAGACCTACATAGCGCGCGACGGCACCGAGTACGTGATCTACATATCGTCGCCCGCCGCGGACTGGGACCGGACCAGCAAGCAGTTCAAGGCGCTGCTCCAGGGCTGGCAGGAACCGCGCTGA
- a CDS encoding protein kinase — MDDYAGRVLADRYRLPLPPSDAYEFTEIRAFDTYSGQEVLIRQVPLPEVVEAEVLDAEGLPEGFTARERPFRRAAETRAATRRPADPAVRRAVEAAQAAARVPDHPRLDQVFDVFAEGGSLWIVSELVAARPLAALLTERPLTPYRAAEVASDVLMALRVLHAHGWVHRNLTVRTVLVCDDGRVVLTGLAAGAAEEALCGYDPVPVPDDEAVGDDAGETYGTGPAGQPGTPGADTDDTGMPAGPAGPGGVAEADPEAARRAAIQARAAGGPAVPGAHEVSGGAGQPALETGTDVRAARTGAIAAYRAGARAAARVHEARPGLRPALPAARPPADGDDSDTGADRAGGTARPPYPSDSRGAVPPGRIADPYGVRGAPWPGAAPQALEDGATQRPVLPPAQSRPGRVPSQAHDTPRSPSDTPDRPAPDSSGPGPDSARAFGRAVEPGRGSGAGAGSGGSTSRADLAPVRPYGPGRPPEPVPARPSDSAWDTSGPVRRGPGTALAAERARQVRMTVVGPVTERWAPEQAGPVHENWQLAAPIGPATDLWALGALLFRAVQGHAPYPEESTAELVQLVCAEPPAFAEECGPLRPVVESLLRQDPTERPDVEELSGWLRSLVRSAPEPEAGSRVVPVPPADPSRLPIVRRRGELVRRRRAGLPVAHPHGRHKRVREGAGSPRSLGRTLLLLVLLLLAGGIAYAMFFLPKQETGGDRTGSAGRTSPLPGHTRQPPAGQSAPAEGSSAPATETQTGQDPSVPDGFTLRKDAAGFRVAVAEGWGRTPRNAGGQVVYAHGEFELIVVPGRDSASVYGGDPMVYQRDKERELQPYRDSSWATATGLRTTEVGGRTMAEGQFTWTDGQGRDRFVRNMALLLNGRYHVVQVRGPEGERDEVSRLYEQAVATYRHTG; from the coding sequence GTGGACGACTACGCGGGTCGGGTGCTCGCCGACCGCTACCGCCTGCCGCTGCCGCCGTCCGACGCCTACGAGTTCACCGAGATCCGCGCCTTCGACACCTACAGCGGCCAGGAAGTCCTCATCCGCCAGGTCCCGTTGCCGGAGGTCGTCGAGGCCGAGGTGCTGGACGCCGAGGGGCTGCCCGAGGGGTTCACCGCGCGCGAGCGTCCGTTCCGGCGGGCCGCGGAGACCCGGGCCGCCACCCGGCGACCCGCCGATCCGGCGGTGCGGCGCGCCGTCGAGGCCGCGCAGGCGGCGGCCCGCGTCCCCGACCACCCGCGCCTGGACCAGGTCTTCGACGTGTTCGCCGAGGGCGGGTCCCTGTGGATCGTCAGCGAACTGGTGGCCGCGCGTCCGCTGGCCGCCCTGCTCACCGAGCGGCCGCTCACGCCGTACCGCGCGGCCGAGGTCGCATCCGACGTGCTCATGGCGCTCCGGGTGCTGCACGCCCATGGCTGGGTGCACCGCAACCTCACCGTCCGTACGGTCCTGGTCTGCGACGACGGCCGGGTGGTGCTGACCGGCCTCGCGGCCGGCGCGGCGGAGGAGGCGCTCTGCGGGTACGACCCGGTGCCGGTCCCCGACGACGAGGCGGTCGGTGACGACGCGGGGGAGACCTACGGCACCGGTCCGGCCGGGCAGCCGGGAACACCGGGAGCGGACACGGACGACACCGGGATGCCGGCCGGTCCCGCCGGTCCCGGTGGTGTGGCGGAGGCCGATCCCGAGGCCGCGCGGCGGGCCGCCATCCAGGCCCGGGCGGCCGGAGGGCCGGCGGTGCCGGGTGCGCACGAGGTGTCCGGCGGGGCCGGGCAGCCGGCTCTGGAGACCGGGACCGATGTCCGGGCGGCGCGGACCGGGGCCATCGCCGCGTACCGGGCGGGCGCCCGTGCCGCCGCCCGGGTGCACGAAGCCCGGCCCGGCCTGCGCCCCGCCCTGCCCGCTGCCCGCCCGCCCGCCGACGGCGACGACAGCGACACCGGCGCGGACCGGGCCGGCGGCACGGCACGGCCGCCGTACCCCTCGGACTCGCGCGGCGCGGTGCCGCCCGGCCGGATAGCCGACCCGTACGGCGTACGCGGCGCCCCCTGGCCCGGCGCCGCCCCACAGGCCCTGGAGGACGGCGCCACGCAACGGCCGGTCCTGCCCCCGGCACAGTCACGGCCCGGCCGAGTCCCGTCCCAGGCCCACGACACGCCCAGGTCCCCGTCCGACACCCCCGACCGGCCGGCCCCGGACTCCTCCGGCCCCGGCCCCGACTCCGCCCGCGCCTTCGGCCGTGCCGTCGAGCCCGGCCGTGGCTCCGGTGCGGGCGCCGGTTCCGGTGGGTCCACGTCCCGCGCCGACCTCGCCCCCGTCCGCCCCTACGGCCCCGGCCGTCCCCCGGAGCCGGTGCCCGCCCGTCCCTCGGACTCCGCCTGGGACACCTCCGGCCCCGTCCGCCGGGGGCCCGGTACCGCGCTGGCCGCCGAGCGGGCGCGGCAGGTGCGGATGACCGTGGTGGGACCGGTGACCGAACGGTGGGCGCCGGAACAGGCCGGGCCCGTGCACGAGAACTGGCAGCTGGCCGCGCCGATCGGCCCGGCCACCGACCTGTGGGCGCTGGGCGCGCTGCTCTTCCGGGCCGTACAGGGGCACGCGCCGTACCCGGAGGAGTCCACGGCCGAGCTGGTGCAGCTGGTGTGCGCCGAGCCGCCCGCCTTCGCCGAGGAGTGCGGGCCGCTGCGCCCGGTCGTGGAGTCGCTGCTGCGTCAGGACCCCACCGAGCGGCCGGACGTGGAGGAGCTGAGCGGCTGGCTGCGCTCCCTGGTGCGGTCCGCGCCGGAGCCGGAGGCCGGCAGCCGGGTCGTTCCCGTGCCGCCCGCCGACCCGAGCCGGCTGCCGATCGTGCGGCGCCGGGGCGAGCTGGTGCGCCGGCGCCGCGCCGGACTGCCCGTCGCCCACCCGCACGGCCGGCACAAGCGGGTCCGGGAAGGCGCCGGTTCGCCGCGCAGCCTGGGCCGGACCCTGCTCCTGCTGGTGCTGCTCCTGCTCGCGGGCGGGATCGCGTACGCGATGTTCTTCCTGCCCAAGCAGGAGACCGGCGGGGACCGCACCGGCAGCGCCGGGCGGACGAGCCCGCTGCCCGGGCACACCCGGCAGCCCCCCGCCGGGCAGAGCGCGCCGGCCGAGGGCTCCTCCGCGCCCGCGACCGAGACCCAGACCGGCCAGGACCCCTCCGTGCCCGACGGATTCACGCTGCGCAAGGACGCCGCCGGGTTCCGGGTCGCCGTCGCCGAGGGCTGGGGCCGCACCCCGAGGAACGCCGGCGGCCAGGTGGTCTACGCTCACGGCGAGTTCGAGCTGATCGTCGTACCGGGCCGGGACAGCGCCTCCGTCTACGGCGGTGACCCGATGGTCTACCAGCGGGACAAGGAGCGGGAACTCCAGCCGTACCGCGACTCCAGCTGGGCCACGGCCACCGGGCTGCGGACCACCGAGGTCGGCGGACGGACCATGGCCGAGGGCCAGTTCACCTGGACCGACGGGCAGGGACGGGACCGGTTCGTACGGAACATGGCGCTGTTGCTGAACGGCCGTTACCACGTCGTCCAGGTGCGCGGACCGGAGGGCGAACGGGACGAGGTGTCGCGGCTGTACGAGCAGGCCGTGGCGACGTACCGCCACACGGGCTGA